One genomic window of Oncorhynchus clarkii lewisi isolate Uvic-CL-2024 chromosome 5, UVic_Ocla_1.0, whole genome shotgun sequence includes the following:
- the LOC139408609 gene encoding MAM domain-containing protein 2-like: protein MLPFYLFTLFATVQAQIQHLPGSCSFESSTCGYTSDPNFLSWTLNKDGSFISVDPGLEDQDGQEERSEGEERSEGEGRAVLLGPSMEQEDWSCLRLVYQLSGSGFLQVQQRREGESFDRALWSTQTASDSWLISSIDLQNSTEPYRIAIDGRPGESKGSSVAIFEIRINPGYCLECDYEESHLCGYRNQWNTNVNWYRGGGAARDTQSNIPYVHTHNGAGHYMYVDSVHAKTFQEVAKLVSAMTTVPMSGCLSFQYQRGEERGNLFSVYTRDQAGQYQELWRADPEDQSLNDWTATTLEWIPVQVDIKAPFPLQVVFEVTFNSPRGGHVALDDIAFSPEFCSAETEPTFDPSIANCDFEVGFCHYTQDQMEGSPWKRVSVKPNIYRTGDHTTGAGSFLLAHSRLSPRAGYISRLLGPPLPGNMKYCLRFHYSLRGFLQTDQALTVYLQGQSGIIQDRIWTQNDKSRGVWIATDITFQSPQAAKVVFVSTCTNFWDCGSVALDDISVSLGDCDLTAGLLLSVPGHCNFEMGHCGYIQDKEDDKGDWVLVRGPTPTSYTGPKGDHTTGVGYYMHIEASNMLPGQNARLLSSPLRGSSGPQCLRFFYQMYGSGTGELSIHLRQDGKDVLLWKHTGEQSITWLKATVEYQSDQQHQVVFEAIRGSSIRSDIAIDDIVFESGPCPDIEVKMTHSPGNSNDIE, encoded by the exons ATGCTTCCATTCTACCTCTTCACCCTGTTTG CCACAGTCCAAGCCCAGATCCAGCATTTGCCAGGCTCCTGTAGCTTTGAGTCCAGCACCTGTGGATACACGTCAGACCCAAACTTTTTAAGCTGGACGCTCAACAAAGATG GGTCTTTCATCTCAGTGGACCCAGGCCTAGAGGACCAGGATGGGCAGGAAGAGAggtcagagggagaggagaggtcagagGGGGAGGGCAGGGCAGTTCTGCTGGGCCCATCCATGGAGCAGGAGGACTGGAGCTGTCTGAGGCTGGTGTACCAACTTTCCGGGTCGGGCTTTCTACAGGTCCAACAGCGCAGAGAGGGCGAGAGCTTCGACCGGGCCCTGTGGAGCACCCAGACTGCCTCCGACAGCTGGCTCATCTCCAGCATTGACCTCCAGAACAGCACCGAGCCGTACAGG ATTGCCATTGACGGCAGACCTGGTGAGAGCAAAGGTAGTAGTGTGGCCATCTTTGAGATACGCATCAACCCTGGATACTGCTTAG AGTGTGACTACGAGGAGTCGCACCTTTGTGGCTACAGAAACCAGTGGAACACCAATGTCAACTGGTACAGGGGAGGAGGAGCTGCCCGGGACACTCAGAGCAACATACCTTACGTCCACACGCACAACGGAGCAG GTCACTACATGTATGTAGATTCTGTGCACGCCAAGACATTCCAGGAGGTAGCCAAACTGGTGTCCGCTATGACAACGGTGCCCATGTCGGGCTGCCTAAGCTTCCAGTACCAGCGGGGTGAGGAGCGAGGGAACCTGTTCTCTGTCTACACCAGGGACCAGGCAGGCCAGTACCAGGAGCTGTGGAGAGCAGACCCAGAGGACCAGAGCCTTAATGACTGGACTGCTACCACCTTGGAGTGGATACCTGTGCAGGTGGACATCAAGGCACCTTTCCCTCTGCAG GTGGTGTTTGAAGTCACCTTCAACAGCCCCAGAGGGGGTCACGTGGCACTCGATGATATCGCCTTCTCTCCTGAGTTCTGTAGTGCAGAGACAG AGCCAACATTTGATCCCTCCATCGCCAACTGTGACTTTGAGGTGGGTTTCTGCCACTACACCCAGGATCAGATGGAAGGATCCCCATGGAAGAGAGTGTCAGTCAAGCCCAACATCTACAGGACTGGGGACCACACAACAGGGGCAG GGTCCTTTCTTCTAGCTCACTCTCGGCTGAGTCCACGTGCTGGCTATATTAGCCGCCTGCTCGGGCCTCCTCTGCCCGGCAACATGAAGTACTGTCTGAGGTTCCACTACTCTCTCCGTGGATTCCTACAGACAGACCAGGCACTCACCGTTTACCTTCAGGGTCAGAGTGGAATCATACAGGACAGGATATGGACCCAGAACGACAAGTCCAGAGGTGTCTGGATAGCAACGGACATCACCTTCCAGAGTCCACAGGCTGCAAag GTGGTGTTTGTCAGCACATGTACAAACTTCTGGGACTGTGGTTCAGTTGCTCTGGATGACATCAGTGTGAGCCTCGGGGACTGTGATCTTACAGCAG GTTTACTCCTGTCTGTCCCTGGGCATTGTAACTTTGAGATGGGTCACTGTGGGTATATTCAAGACAAGGAGGATGATAAGGGTGACTGGGTACTGGTGAGAGGGCCTACCCCTACCTCCTACACCGGGCCGAAGGGGGATCACACCACAGGAGTCG GGTACTACATGCACATTGAGGCATCTAACATGCTGCCTGGCCAGAATGCCCGGTTACTCTCCAGTCCTCTGAGGGGGTCCAGTGGTCCTCAGTGCCTACGTTTCTTCTACCAGATGTACGGCTCAGGCACAGGTGAGCTTAGCATCCATCTGAGACAGGATGGAAAGGATGTGTTGCTATGGAAACACACTGGAGAGCAGAGCATCACCTGGCTGAAAGCAACTGTGGAATACCAGAGTGACCAACAGCATCAG GTTGTTTTTGAGGCCATCAGGGGTTCCTCAATAAGGAGTGACATAGCCATCGATGACATTGTGTTTGAAAGTGGACCATGCCCAG ATATTGAAGTCAAAATGACCCATTCCCCAGGAAACTCAAATGACATTGAGTGA
- the LOC139408608 gene encoding amyloid-beta A4 precursor protein-binding family A member 1-like, producing MIHKQQGERLGDAVGEEQKFPAAPRNRHPNGTAGGGGGEGVPVRRSWRPCQMLGQDGQDPYLHHHHHHHPSIPHQGSDRGPPRHHRRSPSGQGLSRQGEGVAMEPPRHTQPPRPGVARYRRQGEPRVRVHRRRQPPRDIQEIHDPPFPHHWSSDASLTEQSDMTGPATMKQQHLMHSPQPHHTQDSGAPDLTAGTLTPTHHTPCPPAPDIPPQELLPPLTNRDSPQPQEDEEKEEEGCSSSITQSVSAQSGFDIQTDLEWNQEQGGHGEGDLKETSLGEEDQRERDLGEDNQEDGTNGHCSDTDSAASLSMEAPSLSPPPRQSPPTSPSPFSPPPLQSELSDQCSDEFSPSPTHDTDIMPDDESCTDSPLSHSESFTFTDSYPKTYAEFYYESYPQSESITESYTEPYAKSYPQSFPEPLTLINYPDLDRELHMRSEADPDEPYAEPYPEPYSCRQREHVYKGATDTEPPTNPQPHASWPGREVGLPQTSPPWQGRSVGARLHHYDDTTSDGEGDSLKESSSSQSLGPPPRYVQGETQAEYPSSGQPSSGELQDEQARMELRLPAEGLSEDSVRGLGNAISLAIRDIREAIEEVKTKTVRSPYTPDQPIEPVWVMRQKVSPTEEEYSPQQPPGGNVSPVSQSPSHYTQVPARDTVPSPAQVLAQVPEPICPVRAESSRTHQVQHREHREQKEPPRPPSIEEIRRSMPFFPSYVEVPGPCDPEDLIDGIIFAASYLGSTHLLSERTPTKSARMQQAQEAMSRVRTAQKQAKHRKKTEDEVPSSTEVDLFMSTQRIKVLNADTQQESMMDLPLRTISYIADIGNMVVLMARGKMVRSRSAQENLNQTTDHSDHTNSPARDDLPQYRMVCHVFESEDAQLIAQSIGQAFSVAYQEFLRANGIDPEDLSQREYSDLLNTQDMYNDDLIHFSKSENCRDVNIEKQKGEMLGVVIVESGWGSILPTVIIASMMHSGPAEKSGRLNIGDQIMTINGTSLVGLPLSTCQSIIKGLKAQCRIKLNIVRCPPVTMVLIRRPDLRYQLGFSVQNGIICSLMRGGIAERGGVRVGHRIIEINSQSVVATPHEKIVDILSNAVGEIHMKTMPAAMYRLLTAQEQPVYI from the exons ATGATCCACAAGCAGCAGGGGGAGCGGCTAGGTGATGCTGTGGGGGAGGAGCAGAAGTTTCCAGCTGCTCCCAGAAACAGGCATCCCAATGGCACAGCAGGAGGAGGCGGGGGAGAGGGTGTCCCTGTCCGGAGAAGTTGGAGACCCTGCCAAATGCTCGGTCAGGACGGGCAGGATCCTTAtcttcatcaccaccaccatcatcatccctCTATTCCGCACCAAGGCTCGGACCGCGGCCCCCCACGGCACCATAGGCGTTCACCCTCAGGGCAGGGCCTGTCCAGGCAGGGGGAGGGAGTGGCTATGGAGCCTCCTCGCCACACCCAGCCGCCCCGCCCTGGCGTGGCCCGCTACCGCCGCCAGGGGGAGCCCAGGGTCAGAGTTCACAGACGGAGACAGCCGCCGAGAGACATCCAAGAGATCCACGACCCGCCGTTTCCACATCATTGGTCATCTGACGCTTCTCTGACTGAGCAGAGTGACATGACTGGTCCAGCAACAATGAAGCAGCAGCACCTCATGCACTCCCCTCAACCCCACCACACACAGGACAGTGGAGCACCTGACCTTACTGCTGGTACTCTTAcgccaacacaccacacaccatgtcCCCCTGCACCTGATATACCCCCTCAAGAGCTGCTACCACCCCTTACCAACAGAGATTCTCCCCAGCctcaggaggatgaggagaaggaggaggaagggtgCAGCTCATCCATAACTCAGTCTGTTAGTGCTCAGAGTGGATTTGACATCCAGACAGACCTAGAGTGGAACCAGGAGCAGGGGGGCCATGGAGAAGGGGACCTAAAAGAGACGAGTCttggagaagaggaccaaagagAGAGGGATTTGGGAGAGGACAACCAGGAAGATGGAACAAATGGCCACTGTTCTGACACTGATAGTGCTGCCTCTCTAAGCATGGAGGCTCCGTCCCTGAGCCCACCTCCTCGCCAATCACCACCTACCTCTCCATCTCCATTCTCGCCCCCTCCACTTCAGTCTGAGCTCTCGGACCAATGTAGTGATGAGTTTAGCCCAAGCCCCACTCACGACACTGACATAATGCCTGACGATGAGAGCTGCACTGATTCTCCACTGTCCCATTCCGAATCTTTCACCTTTACAGACTCGTATCCAAAGACCTATGCAGAATTTTATTATGAGTCCTACCCACAGTCAGAATCCATCACAGAATCCTACACAGAGCCCTACGCAAAATCTTACCCCCAGTCTTTCCCCGAACCCTTGACATTAATTAATTATCCAGACTTAGATAGAGAGCTCCACATGAGATCTGAGGCCGACCCTGATGAGCCATATGCAGAACCCTACCCAGAGCCCTATAGTTGTAGACAGAGGGAGCATGTTTATAAGGGAGCTACAGACACTGAGCCACCCACTAATCCACAACCACATGCCTCCTGGCCAGGTAGGGAGGTGGGGTTACCACAGACCAGCCCCCCTTGGCAGGGTCGCTCAGTTGGCGCAAGACTGCACCACTACGATGACACTACGTCTGATGGGGAGGGTGACAGCCTTAAAGAAAGCTCCAGCTCTCAAAGCCTGGGGCCACCTCCCAGGTACGTGCAGGGTGAAACCCAGGCAGAGTATCCCAGCTCTGGGCAGCCTAGTTCAGGTGAGTTACAGGATGAGCAGGCCAGGATGGAGCTCAGGCTTCCAGCGGAAGGCCTTTCAGAGGACAGTGTCAGAGGATTAGGGAATGCCATTTCTCTGGCCATCAGGGACATCCGAGAGGCCATAGAGGAGGTGAAGACTAAGACGGTGAGATCGCCCTACACTCCTGACCAGCCCATAGAGCCTGTGTGGGTGATGAGACAGAAAGTCAGTCCTACTGAAGAGGAGTATTCCCCACAGCAGCCACCGGGAGGCAACGTGAGT CCTGTCTCTCAGTCACCTTCACACTATACCCAAGTTCCAGCTCGCGACACAGTCCCATCCCCAGCCCAAGTTCTGGCGCAAGTCCCAGAGCCCATCTGTCCTGTGAGGGCAGAGTCCTCCAGAACACACCAGGTACAGCACAGGGAGCATAGGGAGCAGAAGGAACCGCCTCGGCCTCCATCGATTGAGGAG ATCCGGAGAAGTATGCCCTTCTTTCCCTCATATGTGGAAG TCCCAGGGCCATGTGACCCAGAGGACCTGATCGATGGCATCATCTTTGCAGCCAGCTACCTGGGCTCCACCCACCTGCTGTCAGAGAGGACACCCACTAAGAGTGCCCGCATGCAGCAGGCCCAGGAGGCTATGAGCCGTGTCAGG ACCGCCCAAAAGCAAGCTAAACACAGAAAGAAG ACTGAGGATGAGGTTCCTTCCTCCACTGAAGTGGATCTCTTCATGTCTACACAGAGGATCAAAGTGCTGAACGCAGACACTCAG CAGGAGTCCATGATGGACCTGCCCCTGAGGACCATCTCCTACATTGCTGACATAGGCAACATGGTGGTGCTGATGGCCAGGGGGAAGATGGTGCGCTCCAGGAGCGCTCAGGAAAACTTGAACCAAACCACTGACCACTCTGACCACACCAACAGCCCTGCCCGTGACGACCTTCCCCAGTACAGGATGGTCTGCCACGTGTTTGAGTCAGAggat gCCCAGCTCATAGCCCAGTCCATTGGCCAGGCATTCAGTGTGGCATATCAGGAGTTCCTGCGGGCCAATGGAATCGACCCAGAGGACTTGAGTCAGAGGGAGTACAGCGACCTGCTCAACACTCAGGACATGTACAACGATGACCTCATCCACTTCTCCAAGTCAGAGAACTGCAGAGAC GTTAACATCGAGAAGCAGAAGGGAGAGATGCTGGGGGTGGTCATAGTGGAATCAGGCTGGGGCTCTATCCTGCCCACCGTCATCATTGCTAGCATGATGCATTCTGGGCCAGCAGAGAAGTCTGGTCGACTCAACATTGGTGACCAGATTATGACCATCAATGGAACAAGTCTGGTTGGACTGCCCCTCTCCACCTGCCAGAGTATCATTAAG GGTCTGAAGGCCCAGTGCAGGATCAAGTTGAACATCGTCAGGTGTCCCCCCGTCACCATGGTGCTGATCCGCAGACCAGACCTCAGATACCAGCTGGGCTTCAGCGTACAGAATGGGATT aTCTGCAGCCTGATGAGGGGGGGCATTGCTGAGAGAGGGGGGGTCCGCGTCGGTCATCGCATCATTGAGATCAACAGCCAGAGTGTGGTGGCCACGCCTCATGAGAAGATTGTTGACATCCTGTCTAATGCAGTGGGAGAG ATCCACATGAAGACTATGCCTGCAGCCATGTACCGTCTGCTGACTGCCCAGGAACAGCCAGTCTACATCTGA